The segment aacaagtggtatcagagccgggaTGACGAACATATGcaagaagaccaaaatacccttcaaGTTCGAAGAGCCTCCACTTCGATGGGAAGGGCGGGGGTGCGTAGTAGAGGCCAGTCAAAGATCCTGGAAGCTTCGGTTGTGGGAGGAAAATCCTCAAGGTGACTTCGCGATTAAGTGGTGCCGGAAACTTATATCGAAAGTCTCTCCCTAACGACGATGCAAGATTAGGTGGATATTCCTAACGGTGCTGCAAGGATTAGGTGGTGAATGTCCTAATGGTGCAGTAAGGGTTAGGTGGATAAATCTTAATGGTGTAACAAGGGTTAGGTGAAGAGTCCCGTTGGTGATTACGGCGGTACAAGAAGTGTGCCAGGTTTCGCTGGAAGTTGGAAACCAAGGTTGATGTGGTACTTGGTTTGAGAGGAGGTTTGTTgggaatgcaaacaaagtcccacattggaagtttagacaaataatgtctagtatataaagagatgtccaactctgattagtacgaggccttttgggatggaaaccaaaagtaaatccatgcgggcttgccattaaggcccaaagtggacaatatcgtactaatcggataaatagagttggacataggctttcacaatcccaacaattggtatcagagccgggaTGACGAACATATGcaagaagaccaaaatacccttcaaGTTCGAAGAGCCTCCACTTCGATGGGAAGGGCGGGGTGCGTAGCAGAGGCCAGTCAAAGATCCTGGAAGCTTCGGTTGTGGGAAGAGAATTCTCAAGGTGACTTCGCGATTAAGTGGTGCCGGAGACTTATATCGAAAGTCTCTCCCTAACAACAATACAAGATTAGGTGGATATTCTTAATGGTGCTGCAAGGATTAGGTGGTGAATGTCCTAATGGTGCAGTAAGGGTTAGGTGGATAAATCCTAATGGTGTAACAAGGGTTAGGTGAAGAGTCCCGTTGGTGATTACGGCGGTACAAGAAGTGTGCCAGGTTTCGCTGGAAGTTGGAAACCAAGGTTGATGTGGTACTTGGTTTGAGAGGAGGTTTGTTgggaatgcaaacaaagtcccacattggaagtttagacaaataatgtctagtatataaagagatgtccaactctgattagtacgaggccttttgggaaggagtcccagaaacaaatccatgcgggctttgccttcgggcccaaagtggacaatatcgtactaatcggacaagATAAAGTTGGACGTGGGCTTGGAAAAgaccaacaattggtatcagagccgagATGACGAACATCTGcaagaagaccaaaatacccttcaaGTTCGAAGAGCCTCCACTTCGATGGGAAGGGCGGGGGTGCGTAGTAGAGGCCAGTCAAAGATCCTGGAAGCTTCGGTTGTGGGAGGAAAATCCTCAAGGTGACTTCGCGATTAAGTGGTGCCGGAAACTTATATCGAAAGTCTCTCCCTAACGACGATGCAAGATTAGGTGGATATTCCTAACGGTGCTGCAAGGATTAGGTGGTGAATGTCCTAATGGTGCAGTAAGGGTTAGGTGGATAAATCTTAATGGTGTAACAAGGGTTAGGTGAAGAGTCCCGTTGGTGATTACGGCGGTACAAGAAGTGTGCCAGGTTTCGCTGGAGGTTGGAAAACCAAGGGTTCATGTGGTACTTGGTTTGAGAGGATGTttgttgtgaatgcaaacaaagtcccacattggaagtttagacaaataatgactagtatataaagggatgtccaactctgattagtacgaggccttttgggatggaaaccaaaagtaaatccatgcgggcttgccattaaggcccaaagtggacaatatcgtactaatcggataaatagagttggacataggctttcacaatcccaacaattggtatcagagccgggaTGACGAACATATGCAAGAAGACCAAAATAACTTGCTCTGAGATTTACATCAAAATCATTGCCGGAAGTTGCAGGAATACTTATCAAAGGTTGAAGTAGAAGCTGCAACAAAAGATGCAAATGGCATCAGGTTTCactatcaaaaaaaaaaaaaaaaaggaggaaaATCAAAGGGGTAAGGACATGGTCTACTAATGTTTATTGACAGGGAAAGCAAAACTCAGACTTACCGAAGACAGGGAAGAGTTTGTAAGCTTCATCATAGAAGCAAGCCACCGGAGATGCAGAGAAACTGCATCGTTTTCTCCACCGTTGCGTAAAAGCTTCACCGGAGGCGCAAACGTTCATTCTTCGGGTCTGTAGTTGAAGGGTCTTAGGAGTTAGCTTCATATGGTAATGGTGATAGATGATCACAGTAAGAACCATGGATTCTGGTCAGAAATTTTTTGTGGTTCATTCTCAAAACAAGTTTCACGGAGAAGAGACCCATGAGCGTTGGTGGTGGAGGCAGTTCCTAACGGGAGCGCTTTGGTGATCGGAATCACACTGGAAACGACGAGGTGGAGTGGTCTCCAGAAGGTACATCGTGAATTGCAAGAACCGTCGGAGTTCCAGTTGCATGTCAGGATTTGTGTCTGAGACATAATCAGAAGAGAAAGCTTTGATTTGCCATCGATGGAAGAAAGAGACGTGAGGTAGAGATGGGCCTTAACTGACAAAAGCCCAAGGTGGAGATTGTGAGGATATGTGCTTTAGTCAATATTGTTTAGTTGGACCAAAGCTAGATGAAGCCCAAACTTTCTTACGATCACAAAGACGGTTTCTGTGTCGGTGAACTCTGTTACAAAAGGAAAATTAGAGTTAATGAGTAATGGTAATTACTTgtacaaaaaggaaaagagaagtACGTCTTATGGATATAAAAGAAAGACGTCTACCTTCCTAAGAGCTGATCCGAAAAACCCTAAACACAGGGACAAAGAGAAGTtaagagagagatcaagagTAGAAGAAACTAAGAGACATTGTTCGAGTCATGTCTCTAAAGGatagagtttctttgatcttcttATTCTTTGTTAATGTCATGTTTATACGAGAAGAGCGCTTAGAGCGTTTGTGTAAACcctttgattgatagtggaTGTTGTGGGAGACGGTTCCCACCCCAGAGGTACCGCAAGGGAACTGGGTTAAAAATCTTGTGTCGTTTAGTTAAGCAATCAAACGATCAATAATTCCTAACACAAAGCATACTCTACCTGAGATTCAGCAGTGAACTGGTTAAGCTCAGAGATGGTCAGTGGCTCAATCTTCTGTGCATGAACTATCTTCGAAGAAGAGGCTCATGGGTCTGCTCCATGACCCGGCAAGCTGAAAGATACGGCAAGAGAAGACACTCATCGAATCATTGAAGCCAAACGTTTGCCTAATTTCAATATCACAATATCTTATGGCATGGCAAGTTCTACTAACGTTACGACAAGCCAAGAAACTCTTTATCATACCATTTAAATTCAGGAAAAAATTACATTATGGGTCACTTTTCTAGTTTCTTATTACGCTGTAGGTCACTTTGTTCTCCAAGGACACCTTTTCTAACTAGCGCACTTGTACTCACTAACTTGGTTTGTACCTAGTTGATTTTGGGNNNNNNNNNNNNNNNNNNNNNNNNNNNNNNNNNNNNNNNNNNNNNNNNNNNNNNNNNNNNNNNNNNNNNNNNNNNNNNNNNNNNNNNNNNNNNNNNNNNNTTTCAATATTTTGTTGGTAATTTATTGGAGTTACGGATAAATACTCATTTGTATACTTCAATATGTATTCAACATACACTATAAGAAAGAGCATAGATAGCATCATTATGAAGTGTCAAAGTATAACAGACTCTAGTTTAAACTATATTAATTAATctcataaaaatagataaaactcAAATgttttaactaatatataatattctaaaataaaatattatttcattgttaagtaaaattatttttaaaaatataagtctaaaatggaaattttctttaaattaataattctacaaattaataattattatagttccaaaattattaaatttatagagttttttgtaattataacttattaatttatgaatttAGTGGAACCATATAtttccctaatttttttttaaaaatattattattttattgatttgtgttatatttttgaataacaTAAATTCGAGACCtaagaaatttataaatttcaactGTATAATGATAAATGCATAAACTTTATTAAATGgtgaaaaaaccaaaaaatcatatGTTAATCGGCTGTGGACGAGATCCAAAGAAGAATATAGTTACTGGTATAAATATACTTAGTATCATCATGTCTGATCCGATTTTGCAATATCTTCTGACTAATGCTAGAAATAGTGGAAtctcaagagagagagagagagagagagagagagagagagagagagagagagagagaagagagagagagagagagagagagagaagagagagagagagagagagagagagagagaagagagagagagagaacatgGCGTTTCTGTGTAGAACTTGATTATAATAACAGTAGCCTACCCCCTTTGTCATCAGCCGAAAAAACCCATTTCGTGGTTGTACCTAATTTCCAAACACCatatgttgtatagatatgcaTCATAGTGAAAATCACAAGACAAACTATGGAGAAATCATAGatttgatgaagaagaaaatggaaaatcattttttatattttgacaaaACAAATCGATCAagacacgttttaggaagtttttcttaactgaaacttctttttcgaaaaaaaaaatatatattctcttttttttttggtaggcaaaaatatatattctcttATCCCTAGAAGGCACCTTCTACACTATTAGAACCATGACAAAAATTCCGTATGCAATTTCTAATTGTAGACATTCGTGTAATTTCTAGAATTCGTGTTCCTCAAAATATTAGAATACTTcataaaattagaaattataTTCGACGAAAAAGTAGCTTTCCTTACAAATAGTAGAATACACATTCCCcatatttagaattttaattaatagtcGATTGTTAATTGTAAAAAAGTAGATGGACTTGTTTATTTTGGATTTCGTTTTCTGCTAACCCATTTTCCGCAGAAGACAAAATTCTACTTTTagtaaaatgaaatttaaaaattttatttatcaagattttcaacaaaataaaaatatgtgtttgtGTATATggatgttttattaattgtttatatttttgatattttttggactcataaaactatttatttcattaaatttcaGAAATTGAAAAGGTAGAAAGAAGACAAAATGGACAAAAATGGTTTTATATTAGGGAGACAACCATGCCTAATTTTtgtccgttttggcaatttgcCCATAAAACAAATCAAGATGAGAGTGTCTGGTTTTGGACATTAACCATACTTGAGTTGAAATTGCTGAACCAATtcaaatttgtgaaaaaaacgAGGTTAgtagtttttggtttttctttttctaaaaacaatttttagtttacaaaaaataaattttcaatcaATCAAAAGAATTTAAGAAGGATTCTCTAAAATATAGTATAAACTGTTTTTTCAAATAACTGTAATTTTTACgtgaagaaacaaaacaaaagaaaaatttttaatggttttttaattttataatttttaattgtatttactatatttatgcattaatatagaaaaaataaatagaaatgctaatactataaaaataaggtttaataagaattatttccttaatatatatatatatatatatatatattatgaaaattaaacttttcaataaaactaaactagttatttaaaatatatttttatgtaaatttacaTGATTTGTTAATAATCTATtggtttatttattaaaatgtgtgatatattattttaacaatattaagtctgttttaaaaataaaaaatttaacttctatgttaattaaaaaaaaacagacaaaaaaatcatttatcaaaGTTTAGAAAAACCAAAGTCTAAAGATTCAGAAttcgaaaaaacaaaaaaaaatcaaaaatcaatcTAAAATCACCATtcatgtttttcaaaaaaaactaaaatctactaaaaaaccacaaacaaaaattttgaaactaaatgcCAAAAGGTAAAACACACAAGAATAAAAACCAAATACTAGTTTGGTTTTAACTGGTGACCATCAGAAATATTATGAATGAGCAGGGAGAAAACGAAGaggaataattaaattataagaaTGAAAaggaagatttttttttttcaattttggtgaaaaaatatttgttatatattcctCTAGAATAAAATGAAtgagaaaaaaatcatttcttatTTAATGATACAAAATCAGAAATAATATTGAATGCATTGTTCTTTTTCATTCTTCGGTCACCGGTTAgattataaatgtaaaaactTTGAAAACAATCGGACCttcattttttcaaatattaataGCTTATAAAACGCTTTTCTCTAGCTCTTTTTGACGAATGAGTAATTAACACTTAGAGATTGTACTTGTGTTTACTGATAAATTgcttatgaagttatgatcgaGCAATCAAGGATTTTGACAtatcttaaaaagaaaaagaacatttCATAAGTGACAAAGACATATTTAGCTTTTCATTACATTTAGTTGGTTTAGTGACGTTGTTTCTACTTTCTACCCATTATTTTCCAACATATTAAACACCAGTCTCAGAAGCATACTTAGACTAAAATTCTGAAATAAATTTTCCGTGGATGTCTCAACCTTATGGAACTTAACTGGAAAGGCATTGTtatcgtcatcatcatcgttaAGAACAAGTATGGGGCCACCGTAAAAGCTGGTGGTGGCACCAACACTCTTAATACCGTTTATAGCCGAGTAACTCTGGTAATGAACGAGCTTGTAAGTATTTTGTTCGTTTCCATATTTCTGAATCCTAAAAAAGCTATCTTTCCTGTTAGAGCTACCACCGATCGTTATATAACGCTTGTTGGTACACGACGAGGAGGATTCAACTTTCCATATCTTTGAGGAAGGGCATGGCCAGATCAGTGACTCGAAAGCGATTGTTAGGTTGGTGTTTATCGATACATCATTGTCTCTGTCGAAAAATGGAGTAGAGAAAGTAATAGGTAGGCCTGGTTGAAATGGAAGGTGTTAATGTAGAGAGAGCGACAAAAACTAGTGCAGAAAGTAAATGGCACACAAAGTTTGTTAACGGGGTTCTtttcctacatccccgggacctcgtccagatttcattgacttagaacaaggatcaacctacaattgctatatggtacaACACACACGAGTGTCTACCACTCTTTTCTAAGGAGCAATCTACAAAGATTAGGAATACAACAGATCCCATCCGGACACGCCAGAGCACACTGTCTTCTACAGTTGCAATCTTCACAGACCTCttcaatgaaacctcctttgctAAATTCCCCCTGAGTTCAGACTTCAatcttccacttct is part of the Raphanus sativus cultivar WK10039 chromosome 5, ASM80110v3, whole genome shotgun sequence genome and harbors:
- the LOC108858364 gene encoding kunitz trypsin inhibitor 2-like, with amino-acid sequence MNNNKTAIPFSFISLFLLVSAAAVTTGAEVKHVKDTNGNPIQRQSQYYIQPASGKKEGGFVPTSIDLAHLCQLGIVQTHLPFQPGLPITFSTPFFDRDNDVSINTNLTIAFESLIWPCPSSKIWKVESSSSCTNKRYITIGGSSNRKDSFFRIQKYGNEQNTYKLVHYQSYSAINGIKSVGATTSFYGGPILVLNDDDDDNNAFPVKFHKVETSTENLFQNFSLSMLLRLVFNMLENNG